A genomic region of Synechococcus sp. NOUM97013 contains the following coding sequences:
- a CDS encoding PstS family phosphate ABC transporter substrate-binding protein, translating to MRGLRLGLVTSLSLVTATGLSAASAQRLRMSGDVAPKRLYQRLLAQLSDSGGPRVDYQVGRPASGRLGLTAQRVDLGVSDSPMRPEDMAKVKQGVVQIPVVGEAIAIAYNKPGCDLKLSQEQLVLLAMGEITNWERFGCASGPIAWIHPADASSATLALTQSMQLFSTQWTLGVDNIVLWPGRNAVAVRSIAGVAERLTQQEGSMGYLPGSAMQDSLRAAAVQNRKGEFVLPSPAAGAAALNAIALDFNLAGFAPNPVAEGAYPITRLSWLLAYRSGNRESTEAVQAVITFLLSDQAQREAAGYGWIPLRGLILETARAAVAKIAI from the coding sequence ATGAGAGGCCTCCGACTGGGTCTCGTCACATCCCTGTCTTTGGTAACGGCCACCGGATTGTCCGCTGCATCGGCGCAACGTCTGAGGATGTCTGGTGATGTCGCCCCAAAGCGCCTGTATCAGCGCTTGTTGGCTCAGTTGTCCGATTCTGGCGGTCCACGGGTTGATTACCAGGTTGGTCGCCCCGCGTCTGGGCGCCTTGGCCTAACGGCTCAGCGTGTTGATCTCGGAGTCTCGGATTCACCGATGCGGCCAGAGGACATGGCCAAGGTGAAACAGGGAGTGGTTCAGATCCCAGTGGTGGGTGAGGCGATTGCCATTGCCTACAACAAGCCAGGTTGTGATTTGAAGCTCAGCCAGGAGCAGCTCGTGCTGCTGGCCATGGGCGAAATCACCAACTGGGAGCGGTTCGGTTGTGCGTCAGGTCCGATTGCTTGGATCCACCCGGCTGATGCATCCAGTGCCACTTTGGCGTTGACGCAGTCCATGCAACTGTTTTCAACCCAATGGACGCTTGGAGTCGACAACATCGTGCTCTGGCCTGGTCGCAATGCCGTGGCTGTACGCAGCATTGCCGGGGTCGCTGAACGTCTGACTCAACAGGAGGGCTCGATGGGTTATCTCCCTGGTTCGGCGATGCAAGACTCACTCAGAGCTGCTGCAGTTCAGAACCGAAAAGGTGAATTCGTGCTGCCTTCACCTGCAGCAGGTGCGGCAGCTTTGAATGCCATTGCTCTGGATTTCAATCTGGCTGGCTTTGCCCCCAATCCCGTCGCCGAGGGTGCTTACCCGATTACACGCCTCAGCTGGTTGTTGGCTTACCGCTCAGGCAATCGAGAAAGTACAGAAGCTGTTCAAGCAGTGATCACGTTCCTGTTGAGTGATCAAGCACAGCGTGAGGCCGCAGGCTATGGATGGATTCCATTGCGTGGCCTCATCCTTGAAACAGCGCGAGCTGCAGTTGCAAAGATTGCAATTTAG
- a CDS encoding Crp/Fnr family transcriptional regulator: MFSAPKKTFHSSDAFRRGLESNFQKRHLVHLSSGSTVPLHKSCLWIVVRGMVRLGALTVHGDELMLGLAGPNESFGEPLSNVPAFEAIALSDCDLLCIPIEEIHDSPGLAQDLLSTVMLRQRQATHLLAVVGLRRIEERVRGFLELLAVDYGQPCEHGLRLPVRLTHQDMANALSTTRVTVTRIIGQLKDEGWLLLDQQRHLVMTHPKRSELRKH; this comes from the coding sequence ATGTTCAGTGCACCGAAAAAGACGTTTCATTCGTCAGATGCCTTTCGGCGGGGATTGGAATCCAATTTCCAAAAACGCCATCTGGTTCATCTTTCCTCCGGCAGCACAGTTCCTCTGCACAAATCTTGCTTGTGGATCGTTGTGCGGGGAATGGTCAGGCTGGGTGCGCTGACGGTGCATGGTGATGAGTTGATGTTGGGCCTGGCTGGGCCGAATGAATCATTCGGTGAGCCCCTGAGCAATGTGCCTGCGTTTGAAGCCATCGCCTTGAGCGACTGTGATTTGCTTTGCATCCCGATTGAGGAGATTCATGACTCTCCTGGGTTGGCTCAGGATTTGCTCAGCACGGTGATGTTGAGGCAGCGACAGGCAACTCACCTGCTTGCTGTGGTGGGTCTCCGTCGCATCGAAGAACGTGTTCGCGGTTTTCTGGAGTTGTTGGCTGTGGATTACGGACAGCCCTGTGAGCACGGATTGCGATTGCCTGTGCGGCTCACCCATCAAGATATGGCCAATGCCCTGAGCACCACAAGGGTCACGGTGACCCGGATCATCGGTCAGTTGAAGGATGAGGGTTGGCTGCTGCTGGACCAGCAACGGCATCTGGTGATGACCCATCCCAAGCGTTCTGAGCTTCGCAAGCATTGA
- the msrA gene encoding peptide-methionine (S)-S-oxide reductase MsrA, with product MLPNWLTGSQQGQQNNNAEARHVVLGTPLHAPLMDDQEEIIFGCGCFWGAEKGFWRLPGVVSTAVGYAGGQSETPSYEQVCSGRTGHTEVVRVVWSAPAIDVSDLLKLFWECHDPTQGDRQGNDQGSQYRSAVYTTNARQMELALASRDSYQRQLSEAGKGTITTEIAADRTFYFAEAYHQQYLARPGSRPYCSAMPTGLALGEFPGAQYRLPRQVWSHYDWSISHCILRGDNRPIQLQA from the coding sequence ATGCTGCCCAACTGGCTGACGGGTTCTCAGCAAGGTCAACAGAACAACAACGCCGAAGCCCGCCACGTGGTTCTAGGCACTCCTCTCCACGCACCCTTGATGGACGACCAAGAGGAAATAATCTTTGGTTGTGGATGCTTCTGGGGTGCTGAAAAAGGTTTCTGGCGACTGCCCGGAGTCGTCTCAACAGCTGTGGGCTATGCGGGGGGGCAGAGCGAAACTCCCTCCTACGAGCAGGTCTGCAGTGGCAGAACAGGTCACACCGAGGTCGTCCGTGTCGTCTGGAGCGCACCAGCCATCGATGTGAGTGATCTGCTCAAGCTGTTCTGGGAATGCCACGACCCCACCCAAGGAGACCGCCAAGGCAACGACCAGGGCAGTCAATACCGTTCAGCGGTGTACACCACCAACGCCCGTCAGATGGAGTTGGCCCTTGCCAGCCGTGACTCCTATCAACGCCAGTTGTCGGAAGCCGGCAAGGGGACCATCACCACTGAAATTGCTGCAGACCGCACCTTCTATTTCGCTGAGGCCTACCACCAGCAGTACCTGGCCCGTCCCGGCAGCAGGCCCTACTGCTCTGCCATGCCCACCGGACTGGCGCTGGGAGAATTTCCAGGAGCGCAGTACCGACTGCCTCGCCAGGTGTGGTCGCACTACGACTGGAGCATCAGCCACTGCATCCTGCGTGGTGACAACCGTCCGATTCAGCTGCAGGCATGA
- a CDS encoding ABC transporter ATP-binding protein, whose protein sequence is MAAFRLDLIGRYLKPHRRKVMLGAIALVVVNILSVTIPLEVKGVIDDLQEGFAYRDVLAQAGWIVLLATTMGVVRLISRQLVFGVGRQVEVELRQKLFDHMLQQEPGWVQQTGSGEVISRATSDVENVRRLLGFAVLSLTNTALAYSFTLPAMLRIDLGLTLAAIAPYPVMLGAVRLFGGRMMRQQRRQQEALAGLSELIQEDLSGIAAIKIYSQEQQELEAFNQRNRSYRDAAIQLARTRSTLFPLLEGISSISVLLVLALGSVQLQQNTLSIGSLVALILYVQLLVIPTALLGFTLNTLQTGQVSLERVEELLSRRPMIRNPRDPELLELPVRGDLEARNLHIRYDGSETDTLNGLSFKIRSGELVAVVGPVGCGKTTLARALGRMVDVPEGQLFLDRHDLTRLRLNDLRDQIALVPQEGYLFTSSLADNLRYGEPDASMERVEAAAEQARLLGDVRGFPDGMNTLVGERGITLSGGQRQRTALGRALLLKSPVLVLDDALASVDNNTAAEILASVRRQTNRTIVMISHQLSAAAACDRILVLDQGRLVQQGHHAELIQQPGLYRSLWEREQAAERLESVA, encoded by the coding sequence ATGGCCGCCTTTCGCCTCGATCTGATCGGCCGGTATCTGAAGCCTCACCGACGCAAGGTGATGCTCGGCGCGATCGCGCTGGTGGTGGTCAACATCCTCAGTGTGACCATCCCTCTCGAAGTGAAAGGGGTCATTGATGACCTGCAGGAAGGCTTCGCCTACAGGGACGTGTTGGCTCAGGCCGGCTGGATTGTGCTGCTGGCCACCACCATGGGGGTGGTGCGTTTGATCTCCCGGCAGCTGGTCTTCGGTGTCGGGCGACAGGTGGAGGTCGAACTGCGTCAGAAGCTGTTCGATCACATGCTGCAGCAGGAGCCCGGATGGGTTCAACAGACAGGCAGTGGCGAAGTGATCAGCCGTGCCACGAGCGACGTGGAGAACGTGCGCAGGCTGCTGGGCTTCGCCGTTCTCAGCCTCACGAACACCGCCCTGGCCTATTCCTTCACGCTGCCAGCCATGCTGAGGATCGATCTTGGCCTCACGCTGGCTGCGATCGCGCCATACCCAGTGATGCTGGGAGCCGTGCGCCTGTTTGGCGGGAGGATGATGCGCCAGCAGCGCCGTCAACAGGAGGCTTTAGCTGGGCTCAGCGAACTGATCCAGGAAGATCTCTCCGGCATCGCTGCTATCAAGATTTACAGCCAAGAACAACAGGAACTGGAAGCGTTCAACCAACGCAACCGCAGTTATCGGGATGCTGCCATCCAGCTGGCACGGACGCGCAGCACGTTATTCCCGCTGCTGGAAGGGATTTCTTCGATTTCCGTTCTGCTGGTGCTAGCCCTCGGCAGTGTCCAGCTTCAGCAGAACACGCTGTCGATCGGAAGCCTTGTGGCTCTGATTCTTTACGTGCAGCTTCTGGTCATCCCAACGGCTCTGCTCGGATTCACCCTCAACACCCTGCAGACCGGCCAGGTGAGCCTCGAGCGGGTTGAAGAACTGCTCTCCCGTCGCCCGATGATCCGCAACCCGCGCGATCCGGAACTGCTGGAACTTCCTGTGCGGGGTGACCTTGAGGCGCGCAATCTGCACATCCGCTACGACGGCAGTGAAACGGACACATTGAACGGTCTCAGCTTCAAGATTCGATCGGGAGAACTGGTTGCCGTCGTTGGACCTGTGGGCTGTGGCAAGACCACCCTGGCCCGAGCCCTTGGCCGCATGGTCGACGTTCCGGAAGGTCAATTATTTCTAGATCGTCACGACCTCACCCGCTTGCGACTGAATGATCTGCGCGATCAAATCGCTCTGGTTCCACAGGAGGGATATCTGTTCACCAGCAGCCTTGCCGACAACCTTCGCTACGGGGAACCCGACGCATCGATGGAACGTGTTGAAGCGGCAGCGGAACAGGCGCGTTTGCTGGGTGACGTCCGCGGTTTCCCTGATGGCATGAACACCCTCGTGGGTGAACGAGGCATCACCTTGAGCGGTGGTCAACGCCAACGCACGGCTTTGGGACGAGCTCTCCTGCTCAAATCCCCGGTGTTAGTGCTTGATGACGCCCTTGCCAGCGTGGACAACAACACTGCTGCTGAAATCTTGGCCTCGGTTCGCCGTCAGACCAACCGAACGATCGTGATGATCAGTCATCAGCTTTCGGCTGCCGCGGCCTGTGACCGGATCCTTGTGTTGGATCAAGGACGTTTGGTCCAGCAGGGTCATCACGCTGAATTGATCCAACAACCGGGCCTGTACCGCAGTCTCTGGGAGCGGGAACAGGCTGCAGAACGGCTGGAGTCAGTTGCCTGA
- the trpD gene encoding anthranilate phosphoribosyltransferase gives MVSSTLSWPQALEHLLNGGVLSPNDASALMEAWLSEDLTPVQTGAFLAALRARGVNGAELGAMASVLRAACPLPGARPDLLMVDTCGTGGDGADTFNISTAVAFTAAACGAYVAKHGNRSASGKVGSADVLEGLGLHLKAPAQQVVEALPEAGVTFLFAPAWHPALVSLAPLRRSLGVRTVFNLLGPLVNPLRPNGQVLGVATDDLLDPMAEALCALGQKRAVVVHGAGGLDEASLAGPNPVRILEDGVIRSEMLSPADLGLEEAPLEALRGGDLACNQAILSDLLQGRGTKAQSEVVAFNTALVLWVAGVEMDLKAGAQQALLVLRDGLAWDRLQRLSKALTPAEGG, from the coding sequence ATGGTCTCTTCGACTCTTTCCTGGCCTCAGGCTCTGGAGCATCTGTTGAATGGAGGTGTGCTCAGCCCCAATGACGCTTCGGCGTTGATGGAGGCCTGGTTATCGGAAGACCTCACACCCGTGCAGACCGGCGCGTTTCTGGCGGCCCTGAGGGCGCGGGGTGTGAATGGTGCTGAACTTGGGGCCATGGCCTCGGTGCTGCGCGCAGCCTGTCCTTTGCCGGGTGCGCGGCCCGATCTGCTGATGGTCGACACCTGTGGCACTGGTGGTGACGGTGCCGACACGTTCAATATTTCAACGGCTGTGGCCTTCACCGCCGCAGCATGCGGTGCCTATGTGGCCAAACATGGCAACCGCAGCGCGAGCGGCAAGGTGGGTTCAGCGGATGTGTTGGAAGGTCTGGGTCTCCATCTCAAAGCTCCTGCGCAACAAGTGGTGGAGGCCCTGCCTGAGGCTGGTGTGACCTTTCTGTTTGCCCCTGCCTGGCACCCTGCTCTCGTGAGCCTGGCGCCTTTGCGTCGCAGTCTCGGCGTACGTACCGTCTTCAATCTGCTGGGTCCGCTCGTCAATCCCCTAAGGCCCAATGGCCAGGTGCTGGGTGTTGCGACGGATGATCTGCTCGATCCCATGGCTGAAGCCCTCTGCGCGCTCGGCCAGAAGCGCGCCGTGGTAGTGCATGGAGCGGGCGGTTTGGATGAAGCTTCCCTTGCTGGCCCCAATCCGGTGCGCATTCTTGAGGATGGGGTCATTCGCAGTGAGATGCTTTCGCCTGCCGATCTCGGGCTTGAGGAGGCTCCTCTCGAGGCTTTGCGAGGAGGTGATCTCGCCTGCAATCAGGCCATCCTCAGTGATCTGCTTCAGGGCCGTGGCACCAAGGCGCAGTCTGAAGTGGTGGCTTTCAACACCGCACTCGTGCTCTGGGTCGCCGGTGTCGAGATGGATCTCAAAGCCGGAGCTCAGCAGGCGCTGTTGGTGCTGCGAGATGGCTTGGCCTGGGATCGCCTTCAGCGTTTGAGCAAGGCCCTGACCCCCGCCGAGGGAGGATGA
- the carA gene encoding glutamine-hydrolyzing carbamoyl-phosphate synthase small subunit, whose product MTAAASREPALLVLSDGTVFTGLACGAPGSVVGEVVFNTGMTGYQEVMTDPSYSGQLVTFTYPELGNTGVNPDDQEADKPHAKGLIARQMAPLASNWRSQQSLQDWLAGHGVIGIHGIDTRALVRHLRETGAMNGVISSDGRSPAELLEQVRSAPSMEGLNLADKVTTSEPYSCSEPCAVDFDRRLQSGRPQDPYRVVAIDFGIKRAILDRLVGHGCSVIVLPASTDLDTVLSHQPEGVFLSNGPGDPAAVTHGIELAKGLLQQQNLPLFGICLGHQILGLAMGGSTFKLGYGHRGLNHPCGTTGQVEITSQNHGFALDAATLPADTIEVTHLNLNDRTVAAMAHRSQPIFGVQYHPEASPGPHDADHHFARFVALMSDRR is encoded by the coding sequence ATGACTGCTGCTGCATCCAGGGAGCCGGCGTTGCTGGTGTTGTCCGATGGAACGGTGTTTACGGGGCTGGCGTGTGGAGCCCCTGGCAGCGTGGTGGGAGAGGTCGTTTTCAACACGGGAATGACCGGATATCAGGAGGTGATGACCGATCCCAGTTATTCGGGGCAACTGGTCACTTTCACCTACCCCGAGCTGGGCAACACCGGTGTCAATCCGGACGATCAGGAAGCTGACAAGCCCCATGCCAAAGGGCTGATCGCGCGTCAGATGGCTCCCTTGGCCAGCAATTGGCGCTCTCAGCAAAGTCTTCAGGACTGGTTGGCGGGCCATGGCGTGATCGGCATTCATGGCATCGACACGCGTGCTCTGGTCCGCCATCTGCGCGAGACCGGTGCCATGAATGGCGTGATCAGTTCCGATGGTCGCTCACCAGCAGAGCTGCTGGAGCAAGTGCGGTCGGCTCCGTCGATGGAAGGCCTGAACCTGGCTGACAAGGTCACGACCTCTGAGCCCTATTCCTGCAGTGAGCCCTGCGCTGTGGATTTTGACCGGCGTCTTCAGAGCGGGAGACCCCAGGATCCCTACCGCGTGGTGGCCATCGATTTCGGAATCAAGCGCGCGATTCTTGATCGCCTGGTCGGTCACGGTTGCTCGGTGATTGTTCTGCCGGCATCAACAGACCTTGACACGGTGTTGTCCCATCAGCCCGAGGGCGTGTTCCTCTCCAATGGGCCTGGAGATCCTGCAGCGGTCACCCATGGCATCGAGCTGGCCAAAGGGCTGTTGCAGCAGCAGAATCTACCGCTGTTTGGAATCTGCCTTGGCCATCAGATCCTCGGACTGGCGATGGGGGGATCCACCTTCAAGCTGGGCTACGGACATCGAGGCCTCAACCACCCTTGCGGAACCACAGGACAGGTGGAAATCACCAGCCAGAACCATGGCTTTGCCTTGGATGCGGCGACCCTGCCGGCCGACACAATCGAGGTCACGCATCTCAATCTCAATGACCGCACCGTTGCTGCGATGGCCCATCGCAGCCAGCCGATCTTTGGCGTTCAGTACCACCCCGAAGCCAGTCCTGGCCCCCACGATGCTGACCATCATTTCGCCAGGTTCGTTGCACTGATGTCAGATCGCCGCTGA
- a CDS encoding STAS domain-containing protein, with protein sequence MQRLTVSLRGGFEQQDSCLVFHFTGQLDAYSEKQFISYVGDVLKTNASPAVFDLSKIDFLDSSGLGALVQLAKQCKDAKRSFVVVGNARVPQTVKLVRLEGFLHLVNDLESAFTQLAA encoded by the coding sequence CTGCAGCGACTAACGGTTTCGCTCCGGGGCGGCTTTGAGCAGCAGGATTCCTGTCTGGTGTTTCATTTCACCGGTCAGTTGGATGCTTACTCCGAAAAGCAGTTCATCAGTTATGTAGGAGACGTTCTCAAGACGAACGCCTCACCGGCAGTGTTTGATCTCAGCAAGATCGACTTCCTTGATTCCTCCGGGCTTGGTGCACTGGTTCAGCTCGCCAAACAGTGCAAAGACGCCAAGCGCAGTTTCGTCGTCGTTGGCAATGCCCGCGTGCCCCAGACTGTGAAGCTGGTGCGTCTCGAGGGCTTCCTGCATCTGGTGAACGATTTGGAATCCGCTTTCACTCAACTGGCTGCTTGA
- a CDS encoding ribonuclease III domain-containing protein, with product MTDWIRLQHSLPAGATDLGPLQLAWLGDAVWELHQRLRHCRQAGRSKDLHRAVVSEVRADAQAAALQRLEPWLTDEERDLVRRGRNRAGRGPRGGDPAAYGKATGFETMVGWLFLQNPARLAQLLDRLEETESALS from the coding sequence TTGACCGACTGGATCCGGCTGCAGCACTCCCTTCCTGCAGGAGCGACCGATCTGGGGCCGCTCCAGCTTGCCTGGCTTGGAGATGCCGTTTGGGAGCTGCATCAACGTCTTCGACACTGCCGTCAGGCGGGAAGATCCAAAGATCTTCACCGTGCGGTGGTCTCGGAAGTTCGCGCCGATGCACAAGCGGCAGCGCTACAGCGTTTGGAGCCCTGGCTGACGGACGAGGAAAGAGATTTGGTCCGTCGAGGACGCAATCGTGCCGGTCGTGGTCCTCGCGGCGGTGACCCTGCGGCCTATGGCAAGGCCACGGGATTTGAGACAATGGTGGGCTGGCTCTTTTTGCAGAATCCAGCGCGGCTTGCCCAGCTACTGGATCGACTCGAGGAGACCGAATCAGCCCTGTCATAA
- the rlmB gene encoding 23S rRNA (guanosine(2251)-2'-O)-methyltransferase RlmB, with product MSSRFDRRPPRPSRGGDSGGGRPSRGGPRGRRPRPEGGSSYGRRRDGEDGGGESSWRGSRDGGEFRGRPASRGGSFRGSSRDSGRPMVRGDRRERRFDERSGGDRRFESRRFDERRSDDRRSDERRFDDRRSGDRRSGDRRFDERRSEDRRFGDRRPGGRRFSDGEGRVMRSGRSERADQRFDEQPRGEASAHGSEGVADDLLWGRHATQAALEAGRPIHRIWCTSEMRSAPKFMALLRDAKASGVLVEEVTWARLAQMTGGAVHQGIALQTAAADTLNLEDLVEGCAALQEAPLLLALDGLTDPHNLGAIVRSAEALGAHGVVLPQRRSAGLTGSVAKVAAGALEHLPVARVVNLNRSLETLKDAGYRVIGLAEEGDQTLEEVDLDGPLVVVTGSEGQGLSMLTRRHCDQLIRIPLRGVTPSLNASVATALCLYEVARRGWMKGLSGQNPSPPIVRPQLSVAHLQSPEAPEAKADDAQTQPEVADPDPGVDLQMERPAEAVSTTFDGSIDL from the coding sequence ATGAGCTCCCGTTTCGACCGCCGCCCACCACGTCCTTCTCGCGGTGGTGACTCAGGAGGTGGACGTCCGTCCCGTGGAGGGCCGCGTGGTCGGCGTCCGCGTCCAGAAGGTGGTTCTTCCTACGGACGTCGGCGTGATGGTGAAGACGGGGGTGGCGAGTCCTCCTGGCGAGGCTCCCGCGATGGCGGTGAGTTCCGCGGACGCCCTGCATCCCGTGGTGGGTCATTTCGAGGTTCCTCCCGCGACAGCGGCAGGCCGATGGTCCGTGGTGATCGCCGCGAGCGTCGTTTCGATGAGCGCTCAGGTGGAGACCGTCGCTTTGAATCTCGCCGCTTCGATGAGCGCCGTTCTGATGACAGGCGCTCTGATGAACGCCGTTTCGACGATCGCCGGTCCGGGGACCGTCGTTCTGGAGATCGCCGTTTTGATGAACGCCGCTCAGAGGATCGCCGGTTTGGTGATCGGCGCCCGGGTGGCCGTCGTTTCTCGGATGGAGAAGGCCGCGTCATGCGGTCAGGTCGATCGGAACGAGCTGACCAGCGTTTTGATGAACAACCCCGTGGTGAGGCCAGTGCGCATGGTTCCGAGGGTGTAGCCGATGATCTGCTTTGGGGACGTCACGCCACCCAGGCAGCATTGGAGGCCGGACGGCCCATCCATCGCATCTGGTGCACCAGTGAGATGCGAAGCGCTCCAAAGTTCATGGCGTTACTGCGGGATGCGAAAGCCTCTGGCGTCCTGGTGGAGGAAGTCACTTGGGCGCGTCTGGCTCAGATGACCGGTGGTGCGGTGCACCAGGGCATTGCCCTGCAAACGGCTGCGGCCGACACCCTGAACCTGGAGGATCTTGTGGAGGGCTGCGCTGCGTTGCAGGAAGCGCCTCTGCTGCTCGCTCTCGACGGTCTCACGGACCCCCATAACCTCGGGGCGATCGTTCGTTCCGCTGAAGCGCTTGGCGCCCATGGCGTGGTGTTGCCGCAGCGGCGCAGTGCGGGTCTGACCGGTTCAGTGGCCAAGGTGGCTGCGGGCGCCTTGGAACATCTTCCTGTGGCTCGCGTCGTCAATCTCAACCGGTCGTTGGAGACCTTGAAGGATGCCGGCTACCGGGTGATCGGTCTGGCTGAAGAAGGGGATCAGACCCTGGAGGAGGTGGATCTTGACGGTCCGTTAGTCGTGGTCACTGGCTCCGAGGGCCAAGGACTGTCGATGCTGACCCGACGCCATTGCGATCAGTTGATTCGGATCCCTCTTCGCGGTGTGACCCCGAGCCTGAATGCCTCGGTTGCCACTGCGCTCTGTCTGTATGAGGTGGCGCGTCGGGGTTGGATGAAAGGTCTGTCGGGCCAGAACCCCTCACCTCCGATTGTTCGCCCGCAGCTGTCTGTGGCCCATCTGCAGTCCCCAGAAGCGCCAGAGGCCAAGGCGGATGATGCGCAGACTCAGCCGGAGGTGGCCGACCCAGATCCAGGTGTGGACCTGCAGATGGAACGCCCCGCCGAAGCGGTGTCCACCACCTTTGACGGCAGCATTGATCTCTAG
- a CDS encoding DUF1816 domain-containing protein, giving the protein MSPLTRPMRSLANGLGLAWWARVQTQSPDVTYWFGPFVRRSTLERELSPFLDDLKSEAPGSLEHSVLRCRRSEPFTIESAS; this is encoded by the coding sequence ATGAGCCCGCTGACTCGACCGATGCGCTCGCTTGCCAACGGTCTCGGACTCGCTTGGTGGGCTCGGGTTCAGACCCAAAGCCCCGATGTCACGTACTGGTTTGGTCCCTTCGTGCGGCGCTCCACCCTTGAACGAGAGCTCTCCCCCTTCCTGGACGATCTCAAATCGGAAGCTCCTGGATCGTTGGAGCACTCCGTGCTGCGCTGCCGACGCAGTGAGCCCTTCACCATCGAATCAGCATCCTGA
- the gatA gene encoding Asp-tRNA(Asn)/Glu-tRNA(Gln) amidotransferase subunit GatA: MAIAEWRQQLANGEVSARELTDHHLARIEAVDPSLHAFLEVTAERARADADRIDEARCAGEELPPLAGVPLAIKDNLCTKGVRTTCSSHMLEHFVPPYESTVTNRLWASGAVLLGKTNLDEFAMGGSTETSAFGPTANPWNTDHVPGGSSGGSAAAVASGECLASIGSDTGGSIRQPASFCGVVGLKPTYGRVSRYGLVAFASSLDQVGPFTSTVADAAELLQVIAGEDPRDSTCLKAPVPDYSAALNAPIDGLRVGLVRECFDQEGLDPQVKASVLAAADQLQALGAELVDVSCPRFNDGIATYYVIAPSEASANLARYDGVKYGYRAEDAASLAAMTAKSRAEGFGSEVQRRILIGTYALSAGYVDAYYKKAQQVRTLIRRDFDAAFQGVDVLLTPTAPGTAFRNGSHADDPLAMYLADLLTIPANLAGLPAISVPCGFDNGGLPIGVQLIGNVLEEPRLLQVAHQYELSASVMKSRPEAAFVPA; encoded by the coding sequence ATGGCGATCGCCGAATGGCGTCAGCAACTGGCAAACGGTGAGGTGTCCGCTCGCGAACTCACCGACCATCACCTGGCCAGGATCGAGGCGGTCGATCCCAGTCTCCATGCCTTTCTGGAGGTCACAGCTGAGCGTGCCCGTGCTGATGCTGATCGCATTGATGAAGCGCGTTGTGCTGGCGAAGAGCTGCCGCCCCTCGCTGGGGTTCCTCTCGCGATCAAGGACAATCTCTGCACCAAAGGGGTCCGCACCACCTGCTCCAGCCACATGCTTGAGCACTTTGTTCCTCCCTATGAGTCAACGGTGACCAACCGGCTCTGGGCATCTGGAGCTGTTTTGCTCGGTAAGACCAATCTCGATGAATTCGCCATGGGCGGATCCACAGAGACTTCGGCGTTCGGACCGACAGCCAATCCTTGGAACACCGACCATGTGCCAGGGGGTAGTTCCGGTGGCAGCGCGGCCGCAGTGGCGTCCGGTGAATGCTTGGCCTCGATTGGTTCCGACACCGGTGGTTCGATTCGTCAACCTGCGTCCTTCTGCGGTGTCGTGGGTCTGAAACCCACCTACGGACGCGTCAGCCGTTACGGATTGGTGGCTTTTGCCAGTTCGCTTGATCAGGTGGGCCCGTTCACCTCGACCGTTGCTGATGCAGCGGAATTGCTGCAGGTGATAGCCGGTGAGGATCCACGCGATTCCACTTGTCTCAAGGCTCCTGTTCCTGACTACAGCGCAGCACTGAACGCACCGATTGATGGATTGCGCGTCGGACTGGTTCGGGAATGTTTCGATCAGGAGGGTTTGGATCCTCAGGTGAAGGCATCGGTGCTGGCGGCTGCCGATCAGCTGCAGGCCTTGGGGGCTGAACTGGTCGACGTCTCATGTCCGCGGTTCAACGACGGCATTGCCACTTATTACGTGATTGCTCCGTCGGAGGCGTCCGCCAACCTTGCGCGTTACGACGGCGTCAAATATGGCTACAGGGCTGAGGATGCCGCTTCGCTCGCTGCAATGACGGCCAAAAGCCGTGCTGAGGGGTTTGGCAGCGAAGTGCAGCGACGGATTCTGATTGGCACCTATGCCCTGTCGGCCGGTTACGTGGACGCCTACTACAAGAAGGCGCAGCAGGTGCGCACCTTGATCCGCCGCGATTTCGACGCGGCCTTCCAAGGGGTGGACGTGCTGCTGACTCCCACGGCACCCGGCACGGCATTCCGCAATGGCTCCCATGCGGATGACCCGCTGGCGATGTATCTGGCGGATCTGCTGACGATTCCTGCCAACCTGGCTGGCCTGCCTGCTATCAGCGTTCCTTGCGGCTTCGACAACGGAGGTCTGCCAATTGGTGTTCAGCTGATCGGCAATGTGTTGGAAGAGCCTCGTCTTCTTCAGGTGGCGCATCAGTACGAACTGTCGGCGTCTGTGATGAAGTCCCGGCCAGAGGCAGCTTTCGTGCCTGCCTAA